In Sphingobacteriaceae bacterium, the following proteins share a genomic window:
- a CDS encoding chemotaxis protein CheW yields MSSTTEYTLDDVKREAGKEIQKREHSERMQLIIFKLGSEEYGLSIEQIKEVVLTPRIARMPQTSEHIKGVANIRGSIIAIMDLEQKFGLTKITSAEVSANSNYTLVVESEEYKVGVLVKEVPNTLSINVSDIDTASNFVQYTSFDTNSVIGVVKSGERMIILIDMIKLIEAENTKDVLIKQ; encoded by the coding sequence ATGAGTTCAACCACAGAATATACATTAGATGATGTAAAGCGTGAAGCCGGGAAGGAGATTCAAAAGCGCGAACATTCTGAAAGAATGCAGCTCATTATTTTCAAACTTGGAAGTGAAGAGTATGGCCTGTCCATCGAACAAATCAAAGAAGTTGTTTTAACTCCAAGAATTGCAAGAATGCCGCAAACCTCCGAACACATAAAGGGAGTAGCCAACATACGCGGTAGTATAATTGCGATAATGGACCTGGAGCAAAAATTTGGTTTAACAAAAATAACATCAGCAGAGGTATCGGCTAATTCCAATTACACTTTAGTTGTTGAAAGCGAAGAGTATAAAGTGGGTGTGCTTGTAAAAGAAGTTCCGAATACCCTCTCTATCAATGTATCTGATATTGACACAGCCTCTAACTTCGTTCAATACACTTCGTTTGACACCAACAGTGTTATAGGAGTAGTGAAATCGGGAGAGCGAATGATTATTCTGATCGACATGATCAAATTGATAGAAGCAGAAAACACTAAAGACGTATTAATAAAACAATAA
- a CDS encoding DNA-binding response regulator, with protein MVNIFLVDDHQIVKQGIKSLLNEIDLYQIVGEAASGEELLSQLGKSKIDLVITDITLEGMDGIELTKKIKKTAGESVKVIVLTMHADNYHINQCFEAGANGYMLKDFIKNELFTAIEMVMRNEVYTSRTISNVLANNYLNREFPQKKNANFKVDISKREKEIIELISSGLSNKEIAAKIHLSVSTVDAHRCNVFKKLEVKNTAGMIMKALKLKIIDVK; from the coding sequence ATGGTAAATATTTTTTTAGTTGACGATCATCAAATTGTTAAACAAGGAATAAAATCTTTGCTGAATGAGATTGATTTATACCAAATTGTTGGAGAAGCGGCAAGCGGTGAAGAGTTGTTAAGCCAATTAGGGAAATCAAAAATTGATCTTGTTATCACCGACATTACCCTGGAAGGAATGGACGGAATTGAACTAACAAAAAAGATAAAAAAAACTGCCGGAGAGTCTGTTAAGGTTATCGTCTTAACAATGCATGCAGATAATTATCATATTAACCAGTGCTTTGAAGCGGGAGCAAATGGTTATATGCTGAAAGATTTTATAAAAAATGAACTTTTTACCGCCATTGAAATGGTGATGCGAAATGAAGTATACACAAGTCGTACCATATCTAACGTGCTTGCCAACAATTATCTTAACCGAGAATTTCCCCAAAAAAAGAATGCAAATTTTAAGGTAGATATTTCAAAGAGAGAGAAAGAAATTATTGAATTAATTAGCAGCGGGCTGAGTAATAAAGAAATTGCCGCAAAAATACATCTGAGTGTGAGTACCGTGGATGCGCACAGATGTAATGTTTTTAAAAAACTTGAAGTAAAAAATACTGCCGGAATGATCATGAAGGCGTTAAAGTTAAAAATTATTGACGTAAAGTAA
- a CDS encoding response regulator, translated as MSKRVLIVDDSLYMRTMINEALKNAGYDVVGQAGNGESAIDMALELKPDLITLDNILPDMIGTDILKVLKQDEGIASKVIMISAVGQESVIQEGMTLGASDYIVKPFTTEGLITAVNKVMTS; from the coding sequence ATGAGCAAAAGAGTTTTAATAGTTGATGATTCATTGTACATGCGTACCATGATAAACGAAGCATTAAAAAATGCTGGTTATGATGTTGTAGGTCAAGCAGGAAACGGGGAGTCGGCAATAGACATGGCCCTTGAATTAAAACCTGACCTCATAACACTTGACAATATTCTTCCCGACATGATAGGAACGGACATTTTAAAAGTACTGAAGCAAGACGAAGGCATAGCTTCAAAAGTCATTATGATAAGCGCTGTAGGACAGGAATCTGTCATACAGGAAGGCATGACTCTTGGCGCTTCAGATTACATTGTAAAACCTTTCACCACTGAGGGCCTGATTACCGCTGTGAATAAAGTAATGACTTCCTAA
- a CDS encoding ABC transporter translates to MSEEILKALMQLFAILARQDGVLIENHEAYVFNFLSSQLSADRVKEYMEIYTAFFKATKSESLATDEKERNRTSMKDSVRTLSICKKINKTLAQKQKLIVLIRLLEFFKKDSQHSLNRVQIVETVADVFKIEKQEFNEIKQFVFQEEKAIDQNQILISTGLDSEKNNCKHYIDIPNYTDRCKLHFIKSINIIILKYHGSAELFLNGIVIQPESIYLFPQGSTLRLPQSSIYYSNVITLFNEERQDAVFSFSAHIVEHKFPNGTVALNELRIEESSGNLVGIMGASGSGKTTLLTLLSGQEKPSNGTILINNTPVTTSNSELNGVIGYVPQDDLLIEDLTVYQNLYYNAKLCFKDLSEQETDDKILKTLASLGLEEIKHIKVGNALNKKISGGQRKRLNIALELLREPHIIFLDEPTSGLSSRDSENVMDLLKELTFKGKLIFVVIHQPSSDIFKMFDKLMILDKGGFAAYYGNPVESVIHFKKTTLQINAEVAECSTCGSVNPETIFNLIELKEIDEYGNYTSKRRLKPVHFYEIYRQKFFDTGIKQQVTEKIKTSLNTPGKIKQTLYFFLRDFHAKIGNKQYLLINALEVPVLVLFLSLIIRYIDRNKTDNYIYAHNYNIPAYFFMAIIASLLVGLTISAEEIYRDEKILKREKFLHLSRLSYLLSKVIILFSISFIQSLLFVAIGNVILEIRVNYLDFFIMLFSVFCFSNILGLILSSTFNSPVTIYIIIPLIIIPQLILGGAMFSYSKLNSLFGGGYKVPPVANLMVSRWAYEAIIVDMFTNNKFNSDKFSYDKLESKLNYKLVYFIPKMEELVGRRNEETASAYLATSSIIRNQLVKDAKDAKNLGFTLNVPDEKSASAVLHYLDTLTKFYIEKNNSVVRIKEQFVTKKIRAMGGKKSYEEEKLKYLNGRLDEIVTASFEKEKIIEMDEELIQIIDPIFRDPETSAKFMSYDAHFLSANKYFAGILIPTFIFNLLVIWVINLLLFFILYFNFFKRLLSVFDNRTFKMKIPKTTTTI, encoded by the coding sequence ATGAGCGAAGAAATTTTAAAAGCCTTAATGCAATTATTTGCAATTCTCGCAAGACAAGATGGTGTTCTGATCGAAAACCACGAGGCGTACGTATTTAATTTTTTGTCGTCGCAACTGAGCGCCGACCGAGTTAAAGAGTATATGGAAATCTATACTGCGTTTTTTAAGGCAACCAAATCAGAGAGTCTTGCAACCGATGAAAAAGAAAGAAACCGCACCTCTATGAAAGATTCGGTTAGAACACTTTCCATCTGCAAAAAAATAAACAAAACTTTAGCCCAAAAGCAAAAATTAATAGTTCTTATCAGGCTCCTCGAATTTTTTAAGAAAGACTCGCAACATTCTCTCAACCGCGTACAAATTGTTGAAACGGTTGCTGATGTTTTTAAAATAGAAAAACAAGAGTTTAATGAAATAAAACAATTCGTTTTTCAGGAAGAAAAAGCCATCGACCAAAATCAGATTCTCATAAGCACAGGATTGGATTCTGAGAAAAACAATTGCAAACATTACATCGACATTCCGAACTATACCGACAGATGTAAATTGCACTTCATCAAAAGTATAAACATAATTATACTGAAATACCACGGTTCGGCTGAGTTGTTTCTCAACGGCATTGTCATACAGCCAGAGTCTATCTACCTATTTCCGCAAGGCAGCACCTTAAGATTACCGCAATCGTCCATCTATTATTCTAACGTAATTACCCTTTTTAACGAAGAGCGTCAGGATGCTGTTTTTTCTTTCTCGGCACATATTGTGGAACATAAGTTTCCGAACGGCACAGTGGCATTGAACGAATTGCGCATCGAGGAAAGTTCCGGAAACTTAGTTGGGATCATGGGAGCAAGCGGGTCGGGCAAAACAACCTTATTAACGCTTTTGTCAGGCCAGGAAAAACCATCGAATGGCACTATCCTAATTAACAATACCCCCGTAACAACATCTAATTCAGAGTTAAATGGGGTCATTGGATACGTTCCACAGGATGATCTTCTGATTGAAGACTTAACCGTGTACCAGAATCTTTATTACAATGCAAAACTTTGTTTTAAAGATTTAAGTGAACAAGAAACAGACGACAAGATCCTAAAAACACTGGCCTCGCTGGGACTAGAAGAGATTAAACACATTAAGGTAGGTAACGCACTTAATAAAAAAATAAGCGGTGGACAGCGCAAACGACTAAATATTGCTCTTGAATTATTAAGAGAACCTCATATTATTTTTCTGGATGAACCTACCTCAGGTCTCTCCTCGCGGGACTCAGAAAACGTAATGGACCTGTTAAAAGAACTCACATTCAAAGGCAAACTTATTTTTGTAGTTATTCATCAGCCTTCATCAGATATTTTTAAAATGTTTGATAAGCTTATGATCCTTGATAAAGGTGGCTTTGCAGCGTATTATGGCAACCCCGTGGAGAGTGTGATCCATTTCAAAAAAACCACACTTCAAATTAATGCAGAGGTAGCAGAGTGTTCAACGTGCGGAAGCGTAAATCCGGAAACTATCTTTAACCTGATTGAGTTAAAAGAAATTGATGAGTATGGAAATTACACCTCGAAAAGAAGACTTAAGCCTGTTCATTTTTATGAAATTTACCGCCAAAAATTTTTCGACACGGGCATAAAACAACAGGTGACAGAAAAAATTAAAACATCTTTAAATACTCCCGGAAAAATCAAACAGACCTTATACTTTTTTCTGCGGGATTTCCACGCGAAGATTGGCAATAAACAATACCTGCTTATTAATGCATTAGAGGTGCCTGTGCTTGTTTTATTTCTTAGTCTTATAATAAGGTATATCGACAGAAATAAGACGGATAACTACATCTATGCGCACAACTACAATATACCGGCCTATTTTTTCATGGCCATTATAGCTTCATTGTTAGTGGGACTTACTATAAGTGCTGAAGAAATATACAGGGACGAAAAAATACTAAAACGAGAAAAGTTTTTGCATTTAAGCAGGCTTTCCTATTTATTATCAAAGGTCATTATTCTCTTTTCGATTTCCTTTATACAATCTCTTCTGTTTGTTGCAATTGGCAACGTGATATTAGAAATCCGCGTTAATTATCTGGACTTTTTTATCATGCTCTTTTCCGTTTTTTGCTTCTCAAATATTTTAGGCTTGATCCTTTCGTCGACATTCAACAGTCCGGTAACGATCTATATTATAATTCCTTTAATCATTATTCCCCAGCTTATTCTGGGTGGCGCTATGTTCAGTTATTCTAAACTTAACAGCTTGTTTGGCGGCGGTTACAAGGTGCCTCCAGTTGCAAATTTAATGGTTTCGCGCTGGGCCTACGAAGCAATTATTGTAGATATGTTTACCAACAACAAATTTAACAGCGACAAGTTTAGTTACGACAAACTGGAAAGTAAGTTGAATTATAAGCTGGTTTATTTTATTCCAAAAATGGAAGAACTCGTTGGACGCAGAAATGAAGAAACAGCGAGTGCCTACCTTGCTACCAGCTCCATCATTAGAAACCAATTAGTAAAGGATGCGAAAGATGCAAAGAATTTAGGATTTACGCTAAATGTTCCCGATGAAAAATCAGCCTCCGCAGTTTTACATTACCTGGATACGCTAACTAAATTTTATATAGAAAAAAATAATTCGGTCGTTCGCATCAAAGAACAGTTCGTGACTAAAAAAATCCGGGCTATGGGTGGAAAAAAATCATACGAAGAAGAAAAACTAAAGTATTTGAACGGAAGACTTGACGAAATTGTTACAGCTTCTTTTGAGAAAGAGAAAATTATTGAGATGGATGAGGAGTTGATCCAGATCATCGACCCCATATTCAGAGATCCTGAAACATCTGCTAAATTCATGAGTTACGATGCCCACTTCCTAAGCGCAAACAAATATTTTGCAGGCATCCTCATCCCGACTTTTATTTTTAATCTCCTTGTAATTTGGGTAATTAACCTACTCCTGTTTTTTATTTTATACTTCAATTTTTTCAAGCGCTTGTTAAGCGTATTTGACAACCGCACATTTAAAATGAAGATTCCCAAAACTACAACTACTATTTAA
- a CDS encoding 2'-5' RNA ligase: protein MSLSRKYGRTYHYPFSPGTSSDDRINKDYWKDISGLKSVIHTEKLDGENNCLSKYGVFARSHATPTVSPWTAKLRERWSLIKRDLGDYEIFGENLYAIHSIKYCHLESHYFVFGVREEERWLSWEETEFIAAAFDLPLVPVLQECSRLTSKAEFETTILDLVKMPGTFGSVDTQSGKLCTMEGVVTRNKYEYEVNDFQKNVFKYVRKGHVKTDEHWTRNWKRAPLKFENDVDLK from the coding sequence ATGTCTTTATCAAGAAAATATGGGAGAACCTACCATTATCCTTTTTCTCCCGGGACCAGCAGCGACGATAGAATAAACAAAGATTACTGGAAAGATATATCCGGTTTGAAAAGTGTTATTCATACTGAAAAGCTGGATGGTGAAAATAACTGCCTGAGCAAATACGGCGTGTTTGCCAGGTCGCACGCTACGCCCACGGTGTCACCCTGGACTGCCAAGCTGAGAGAGCGTTGGAGTTTAATCAAAAGAGATCTGGGCGACTATGAGATCTTTGGAGAAAATCTGTATGCTATTCACTCAATTAAATACTGTCATCTCGAAAGTCACTATTTTGTATTCGGAGTTAGAGAGGAGGAGCGTTGGCTATCCTGGGAAGAAACTGAATTCATTGCGGCAGCTTTTGATCTTCCGTTAGTTCCTGTGTTACAAGAATGCTCGAGGCTTACAAGCAAAGCAGAATTCGAAACGACTATTCTGGACCTGGTTAAAATGCCGGGAACCTTTGGATCAGTGGATACTCAGAGTGGAAAGCTTTGTACCATGGAGGGTGTTGTAACAAGAAATAAATATGAATATGAGGTAAACGACTTTCAGAAAAATGTGTTTAAGTATGTGCGCAAAGGACATGTGAAGACTGATGAACACTGGACGCGAAACTGGAAGCGGGCTCCTCTTAAATTTGAGAACGATGTGGACCTTAAGTAA
- a CDS encoding chemotaxis protein CheB: MLNNRQAVVIGGSAGSIPVLNTIIAALPKLFPLPVIVCVHRMKNVAEGIKEVFELNANCALFEPNDKEPILPGNIYIAPSNYHLLIGSDKTFSLSTDRLVNYSRPAIDLTFQTAAKVYKSGLIGILLTGANKDGAHGMLAVKNNGGTTIVQDPEECSAPFMPAAALALKCVDYIFTERKIISFLLEK, translated from the coding sequence ATGCTAAACAACAGGCAGGCAGTTGTAATTGGAGGTTCGGCAGGAAGCATCCCGGTGCTTAATACAATTATTGCAGCATTACCAAAACTATTTCCTTTGCCGGTTATTGTATGTGTTCACCGCATGAAAAATGTCGCCGAAGGAATCAAAGAGGTATTCGAATTAAATGCCAACTGCGCCCTTTTCGAGCCAAATGATAAAGAGCCTATTCTTCCGGGTAATATTTATATTGCACCTTCTAACTACCACCTCCTTATTGGCAGCGACAAAACATTCTCACTTTCAACAGACCGACTGGTAAATTACTCCCGGCCCGCCATTGACCTTACCTTTCAAACCGCTGCAAAAGTTTATAAAAGTGGATTGATCGGGATTCTGCTAACCGGCGCAAATAAAGATGGGGCACATGGTATGCTCGCGGTAAAAAATAATGGTGGAACTACTATAGTGCAGGATCCTGAAGAATGCAGTGCACCCTTTATGCCAGCTGCTGCTCTGGCGCTTAAATGTGTGGATTACATATTTACAGAGCGAAAAATAATTTCGTTTTTACTTGAAAAATAA
- a CDS encoding poly(A) polymerase produces the protein MWTLSKNKNWDELRKLSWVNDMHGVQQSPVHHAEGDVALHTQMVLAELEKLPEFQELPEQQRELLWASALMHDVEKRSTTRVDDAGNIVSPGHAKKGALTARQILYRDFNAPFGLREAIVALVRYHGLPLWVFEKPNPIQALLKASLEVDTKLLVMLAKADVLGRICSDKKELLYKIDMFKELCIEQDCWGKAREFRSESGKFEFFRKEDQSPDYLPFENRKGEAIILSGIAGSGKDHYIRKHLPHYAVVSLDDLRRKLKIKYNDTKGNGRVIQEAKELARHHLRAGKPFVWNATNITTQMRSQLIDLFAVYNPLMRIIYLEVEYKTLMNQNRNREYPIPGTAIEKMIDKLEVPRTWEAHRVEYVVY, from the coding sequence ATGTGGACCTTAAGTAAAAATAAAAATTGGGATGAGCTCCGGAAACTTTCCTGGGTTAATGATATGCATGGCGTTCAGCAAAGCCCTGTGCATCATGCTGAAGGCGATGTGGCTTTGCATACACAAATGGTACTTGCTGAGTTGGAAAAGCTTCCGGAATTTCAAGAATTACCTGAACAGCAGCGCGAGCTTCTTTGGGCCTCTGCTTTAATGCACGATGTAGAAAAGCGATCTACCACGAGGGTAGATGATGCTGGCAATATCGTTTCACCGGGGCACGCAAAAAAAGGTGCGTTAACTGCCAGGCAAATCCTCTATCGTGATTTTAATGCACCCTTTGGATTGCGCGAAGCTATAGTCGCATTGGTACGGTATCATGGTTTGCCATTGTGGGTGTTTGAAAAACCTAATCCTATACAGGCATTGCTAAAAGCAAGTCTTGAAGTGGATACTAAATTATTGGTTATGCTGGCTAAAGCTGATGTACTGGGCAGAATCTGTTCGGATAAAAAGGAGCTGCTTTATAAGATCGATATGTTCAAAGAACTTTGTATTGAGCAAGATTGCTGGGGTAAGGCTCGCGAGTTCCGGAGCGAGTCTGGTAAGTTCGAGTTTTTTAGAAAAGAAGATCAAAGCCCTGACTATTTGCCTTTTGAAAATCGTAAAGGCGAAGCGATTATCCTGTCTGGTATTGCAGGAAGTGGCAAGGATCATTATATCCGAAAACATCTACCGCATTATGCCGTAGTGTCACTTGATGATCTGCGGCGAAAACTAAAGATCAAGTATAACGATACGAAGGGCAACGGACGGGTGATACAGGAAGCGAAAGAGCTGGCAAGACACCACTTAAGAGCTGGAAAACCATTTGTTTGGAATGCTACCAATATCACCACGCAGATGCGTAGTCAGTTAATAGATCTATTTGCGGTATATAATCCCCTGATGCGGATTATATACCTGGAAGTAGAATACAAAACTCTTATGAACCAGAACAGGAACAGAGAATATCCAATTCCCGGAACGGCTATTGAAAAGATGATTGACAAATTAGAAGTGCCAAGAACGTGGGAGGCTCATCGGGTGGAATATGTTGTGTACTGA
- a CDS encoding chemotaxis response regulator protein-glutamate methylesterase, protein MLIADDSVFMRILIKDILEGESQIQVIAQAKDGKEAAALCALHKPDVVLLDMTMGEYDGIYGVKKIMESCATPIIILSALGNTDMSPVMEALSLGAIDYLNKPANNNSNIREVGEPLIRKVKEASEISLAHPVKIDKIININPHSFIDQSNFDIIVIGSSTGGPTAVEKVITNLPGNLNIPVLIAQHMPSNFVPSFASRLDALTPLSVSMARKDDIIEKGKILIAPGSRNIIVRRENDKVLIDYTHQRYKEFNFPSVTGLMLSVAQVYGSKSIGVILTGMGKDGVEGMKAIYESGGYTIAQNQESCVVYGMPRAAVEEGCIRQIVPLNEIGGFLTSCLS, encoded by the coding sequence GTGCTGATTGCAGACGACTCTGTATTTATGAGGATACTCATAAAAGATATTCTCGAAGGAGAAAGCCAGATACAGGTTATAGCGCAGGCCAAAGACGGCAAGGAAGCCGCGGCATTGTGTGCTTTGCACAAACCCGATGTTGTTTTGCTGGATATGACCATGGGAGAGTATGATGGAATTTATGGCGTAAAAAAAATAATGGAATCTTGTGCCACACCCATCATTATTTTAAGTGCTTTGGGTAACACAGATATGTCGCCGGTTATGGAAGCATTATCTCTTGGAGCTATAGATTATCTTAATAAACCCGCCAATAACAATTCAAACATCCGCGAAGTTGGAGAGCCCTTAATAAGAAAAGTAAAAGAGGCGTCAGAAATCAGCCTTGCGCATCCGGTAAAAATTGACAAAATAATAAACATCAATCCCCATTCTTTTATTGATCAATCAAACTTTGACATTATTGTAATAGGGTCTTCTACCGGCGGGCCCACAGCTGTTGAAAAAGTAATCACGAATTTACCTGGCAACTTAAACATTCCTGTTTTAATTGCTCAGCACATGCCCTCTAATTTTGTTCCTTCTTTTGCTTCCAGGTTGGATGCGCTAACACCCCTGTCGGTGAGTATGGCAAGAAAAGACGACATCATTGAAAAAGGAAAGATATTGATAGCTCCCGGGAGCAGGAACATCATTGTGCGAAGAGAAAATGACAAAGTGCTGATCGACTACACACATCAAAGGTATAAAGAATTTAATTTTCCATCAGTTACCGGACTCATGTTATCCGTTGCCCAGGTTTATGGAAGTAAGAGCATTGGGGTTATACTTACCGGAATGGGTAAGGACGGCGTTGAAGGTATGAAAGCTATTTATGAATCAGGCGGATATACCATTGCTCAAAACCAGGAAAGCTGCGTCGTATATGGCATGCCACGAGCTGCAGTAGAAGAAGGATGTATCAGACAAATTGTTCCCTTGAATGAAATAGGCGGTTTTCTAACAAGTTGCCTTTCTTAA
- a CDS encoding nuclear pore complex subunit, whose translation METLELKISGTEDTPEISFNNETKEFMISGRSLPEDVSTFYKPVFEWLDFFATTTSLNTVFKFKLEYFNTASSKIILDILMKLEELQNSNNFAISIEWFYNESDDDMQEAGEEYKELVEVPFNVIAY comes from the coding sequence ATGGAAACGCTTGAATTGAAGATATCTGGCACTGAGGATACGCCTGAAATTAGCTTTAACAACGAAACAAAAGAGTTTATGATCTCAGGAAGATCTTTACCGGAAGACGTAAGCACATTTTATAAACCCGTGTTTGAGTGGTTGGATTTTTTTGCCACTACCACAAGCCTTAACACGGTTTTTAAATTTAAGCTTGAATACTTTAACACAGCTTCTTCCAAAATTATCCTGGACATCCTGATGAAACTAGAGGAGCTTCAAAATTCAAACAACTTTGCAATTAGTATCGAATGGTTTTATAACGAATCAGACGATGACATGCAGGAGGCCGGCGAAGAATACAAAGAGCTTGTTGAAGTTCCGTTCAATGTTATAGCCTATTAA
- a CDS encoding chemotaxis protein CheR produces the protein MNKIENWNLDSLYEKLQNKYNLDLSNYAAASLERRIERFLSLHPFEDVVALTQKLLNDVTFFDLFVQEITVNTTEMFRDPQCWNSIRTEILKHLKEFPSIRIWHAGCSSGEEVFSMAILLKEEGLYHKAKMVASDLNKEVILNATKGKYSLKSMPLNEENYIKSGGRHALSDYYTTKDSDVIMDPYLLENVKFLKHDLSAGSSFSKFDMILCRNVMIYFNKTLQERVFHLFHQSLFKKGFVVIGKKETMSYYENFRSFSEYDSIEKIYQLI, from the coding sequence ATGAATAAAATTGAAAACTGGAATCTGGATTCGCTTTACGAAAAGTTGCAGAATAAATACAATCTCGATCTTTCAAACTATGCCGCGGCCTCACTGGAGCGCAGGATAGAGAGGTTTTTAAGTCTTCACCCATTTGAAGATGTAGTTGCCTTAACTCAAAAGCTTTTAAACGATGTCACTTTTTTTGATTTGTTTGTGCAGGAGATCACTGTAAATACTACTGAAATGTTTCGCGATCCGCAATGCTGGAATAGTATTCGGACTGAGATTTTAAAGCACCTGAAAGAATTTCCTTCCATTAGAATATGGCACGCGGGCTGCTCTTCGGGCGAAGAAGTTTTTTCAATGGCTATACTTCTCAAAGAAGAAGGCTTATACCATAAAGCAAAAATGGTTGCCTCCGACCTCAATAAAGAAGTTATTTTAAATGCTACTAAAGGAAAATACTCCTTAAAGTCTATGCCGCTTAACGAGGAGAATTACATTAAATCGGGCGGCAGACACGCTTTGTCAGACTATTATACCACAAAAGATTCAGATGTAATTATGGATCCCTATTTATTGGAAAATGTAAAATTCCTGAAACATGATTTATCAGCAGGATCAAGTTTTTCAAAATTTGATATGATTCTTTGCAGAAACGTCATGATTTATTTTAATAAAACATTGCAGGAGAGAGTTTTTCATTTGTTTCATCAAAGCTTGTTCAAAAAGGGTTTCGTTGTAATTGGAAAAAAAGAAACGATGTCTTATTATGAAAATTTCAGAAGTTTCTCCGAATACGATTCGATAGAAAAAATTTACCAACTGATTTAA
- a CDS encoding chemotaxis protein CheR, with the protein MSGLLKEISQRIEISNEELNSLTTAIKTRYGIDFTSYEPKSLKRGFARLIAKNDLGSLVGLWSKILKDKEFLVKYIDDLLVNLTELFRNPEVWLKIKDDLLETLKSKSNINIWHAGCSTGEEIYSMAIVLREQHLLNKSKAHATDLSTTALNTARQGVYNKMLLKKYTESYLSYFPKGDPTRYFKVEENTIIVKDELKGHVTFNVHNLVQDKMHKKFNLIFCRNVMIYFDEHLKMKVLRLFYDSLEDDGYFIIGYYDMLPDSSKELFTLYDATTRIYKKNKLNT; encoded by the coding sequence ATGTCAGGCTTGCTCAAAGAAATATCTCAGCGCATTGAAATAAGCAATGAAGAACTAAATTCATTAACCACAGCGATAAAAACCCGTTATGGCATTGACTTTACAAGCTATGAACCTAAATCACTTAAAAGAGGATTTGCAAGACTCATAGCCAAAAACGATTTAGGTTCACTTGTCGGCTTATGGTCAAAAATCCTCAAGGACAAAGAGTTCCTTGTAAAATATATTGATGATCTTCTAGTAAACCTAACCGAATTATTTCGAAATCCGGAAGTATGGTTAAAAATAAAAGATGATTTACTTGAGACGCTTAAGTCAAAATCTAATATCAACATCTGGCATGCCGGCTGTTCAACAGGCGAAGAAATTTACTCTATGGCCATTGTTTTACGAGAACAACACCTGCTCAATAAAAGCAAGGCCCATGCCACTGATCTTAGCACAACCGCTCTTAATACAGCCAGACAGGGCGTTTATAATAAAATGCTTCTTAAAAAATACACCGAATCTTATCTCAGCTACTTTCCTAAAGGTGATCCAACCAGGTATTTTAAGGTTGAGGAAAATACGATTATTGTGAAAGATGAACTCAAGGGACACGTTACTTTTAATGTGCATAATCTTGTTCAGGATAAGATGCATAAAAAATTTAACCTGATCTTTTGCAGAAACGTGATGATCTATTTTGATGAACATCTTAAAATGAAAGTACTCCGTTTGTTTTACGATTCGTTAGAAGACGATGGTTATTTTATTATAGGTTATTATGACATGCTGCCTGATAGTTCAAAAGAACTATTCACTTTGTACGATGCCACTACCAGAATCTATAAAAAAAATAAATTAAACACATAA